One Turneriella parva DSM 21527 genomic region harbors:
- a CDS encoding TetR/AcrR family transcriptional regulator gives MPRKRDYEIFSPERLKSAAALLFYQRGYAVGLQEILDAAGIYKATFYRYYESKEDLAVEYVQAKKAELIEVLQALMQKRPQPEEFFATWAKLLARGAEAGDFYGCPFSNLFAQTLHESPRLRGELRGAVEEIINVMAAFLGDAQRAQTAFTYYEGTMTMYNLTGDKRVFARLAEDMRVMLCKR, from the coding sequence ATGCCACGCAAACGTGATTACGAAATTTTCTCGCCCGAACGCTTGAAATCCGCAGCGGCGCTGCTCTTTTACCAACGCGGCTACGCAGTCGGCCTGCAGGAAATACTCGATGCCGCGGGCATTTACAAGGCGACGTTCTACCGCTATTATGAATCAAAAGAAGACCTGGCAGTCGAATACGTGCAGGCGAAAAAGGCAGAGCTGATCGAAGTGCTGCAAGCGTTGATGCAGAAACGCCCTCAGCCCGAAGAATTTTTTGCTACCTGGGCGAAACTTTTGGCCCGCGGCGCTGAAGCCGGCGATTTCTATGGCTGCCCGTTCTCGAACCTGTTTGCGCAGACCTTGCACGAATCTCCCCGCCTGCGCGGCGAGTTGCGCGGCGCGGTCGAAGAAATCATCAACGTAATGGCCGCTTTTCTCGGTGACGCGCAGCGCGCGCAGACGGCATTCACCTACTACGAGGGCACAATGACGATGTACAATCTCACCGGTGACAAACGGGTGTTTGCGCGGCTGGCTGAAGATATGCGGGTCATGCTTTGCAAACGTTAG
- a CDS encoding zinc-dependent alcohol dehydrogenase has protein sequence MQQLWFAKKNTLEWRDVPAPKIDGLGQAIVRPLAIARCDLDLPIIQGHTLFRPAFPIGHEITAEIVALSEDISNLQIGDACVVNFQIACGTCAACSSHHSPACTTVPFGANFGLGREAVQFGGGIAELVKVPYASAMLQKIPQGIDPLAVASLSDNMTDAYRTIAPYLKAQPGANILIVGGVAESIACYAILEAQALGAGKITYFDTDKSRCDFAASLGAAVEHAEKYPQRLAGEFDVTVDCSGQIDGFRMALRSARPYGKSISVSIFFDNSVPIPYIEMYTKGIDLTISRTHAREQTPEILQMIAAKKFDPARVTSRIVDFKDAAEAWTQPGRKLVVRGVNS, from the coding sequence ATGCAACAACTCTGGTTCGCCAAAAAAAACACACTCGAATGGCGTGACGTACCCGCACCCAAGATCGACGGCTTAGGCCAGGCGATTGTGCGCCCGCTCGCCATTGCGCGCTGCGACCTCGACCTGCCCATCATTCAGGGCCACACCCTGTTTCGGCCCGCCTTCCCTATCGGGCATGAGATAACGGCAGAAATTGTCGCGCTCAGTGAGGATATCTCAAATCTGCAAATCGGCGACGCCTGCGTGGTCAATTTTCAAATTGCCTGCGGCACCTGCGCTGCCTGCAGCTCTCACCATTCACCCGCATGCACGACGGTACCGTTCGGCGCGAACTTCGGCCTCGGCCGCGAGGCTGTACAATTCGGCGGCGGCATTGCAGAACTCGTGAAAGTGCCCTATGCCAGCGCGATGCTGCAAAAAATTCCGCAGGGCATTGACCCGCTTGCGGTTGCGAGCCTCAGCGACAACATGACCGACGCGTACCGCACTATTGCGCCATACCTCAAGGCCCAGCCCGGTGCCAACATTCTGATCGTCGGTGGCGTCGCCGAGAGCATCGCCTGCTACGCGATACTCGAAGCGCAAGCCTTGGGTGCGGGCAAGATCACCTACTTCGATACCGACAAGTCTCGCTGCGACTTTGCCGCGTCGCTCGGCGCAGCGGTTGAGCACGCCGAAAAATACCCACAGCGGCTCGCTGGCGAATTCGATGTCACGGTCGATTGCTCGGGCCAGATCGACGGCTTTCGTATGGCCTTACGATCCGCACGGCCTTATGGCAAGTCTATTTCGGTGAGCATCTTTTTTGACAACAGCGTGCCGATACCCTATATCGAAATGTACACGAAGGGCATCGATCTCACGATCAGCCGCACGCATGCGCGCGAGCAGACGCCTGAGATTTTACAAATGATCGCCGCGAAAAAATTCGACCCCGCGCGCGTCACGAGCCGCATCGTCGACTTCAAAGATGCGGCCGAGGCGTGGACCCAACCGGGAAGAAAGTTGGTGGTGAGGGGGGTGAATTCTTAA
- a CDS encoding N-6 DNA methylase → MIKSKQRVADHGEVFTPEWLVDAMLDLVKSETERIDSRFLEPACGSGNFLVKVLQRKLAAVELKYGQSDFEKRHYALLGVMCTYGIELLADNIAECRANMLEVLADYLNVNTSDEVYHAAAYVLSQNLIHGDALSMRTATGEAITFAEWGYLGKGKFQRRDFRLDMLTQMSAISGEGTLFAQMGKHEIFVPEKSYPPMTMRDLAGLQESQTQSSSSTIPATFI, encoded by the coding sequence ATGATCAAATCAAAACAGCGCGTCGCAGATCATGGTGAAGTCTTCACACCAGAATGGCTGGTCGATGCCATGCTCGATCTCGTCAAAAGCGAAACAGAGCGCATCGACTCACGTTTCCTGGAGCCAGCCTGCGGCAGCGGCAATTTTCTCGTAAAAGTTTTGCAGCGTAAGCTCGCCGCAGTTGAACTTAAGTACGGACAATCAGACTTTGAAAAGCGCCATTATGCACTATTGGGAGTAATGTGCACTTACGGTATTGAACTCCTGGCAGATAATATCGCCGAATGCCGGGCCAATATGCTAGAGGTTCTGGCAGATTATCTCAATGTCAATACCTCTGACGAGGTCTACCATGCCGCTGCATATGTTTTGTCGCAAAATCTGATTCACGGCGATGCCCTTTCGATGCGGACTGCGACCGGCGAGGCAATCACCTTTGCCGAATGGGGCTATCTGGGTAAGGGCAAGTTTCAGCGCCGCGATTTTCGTCTCGATATGCTTACGCAGATGTCGGCAATATCGGGTGAAGGTACGCTCTTCGCGCAGATGGGCAAACATGAGATTTTTGTGCCGGAAAAAAGTTACCCGCCGATGACAATGAGAGACCTTGCTGGGTTACAAGAAAGCCAGACTCAAAGTTCTTCTTCGACGATACCAGCGACCTTCATATGA
- a CDS encoding type II toxin-antitoxin system HicA family toxin, whose amino-acid sequence MRAISGKKFCKILENKGWVLKKISGSHQIYMKEGREDRISVPVHSNQDLKIGLLRHHMKVAGIVEEEL is encoded by the coding sequence ATGAGAGCCATTTCGGGCAAAAAATTCTGCAAGATTCTGGAAAACAAAGGCTGGGTACTCAAGAAGATTAGCGGCAGCCACCAAATCTATATGAAAGAGGGCAGAGAAGATAGAATCTCGGTGCCCGTTCATAGCAATCAAGATTTGAAAATTGGTTTGCTGAGGCATCATATGAAGGTCGCTGGTATCGTCGAAGAAGAACTTTGA
- a CDS encoding type II toxin-antitoxin system HicB family antitoxin has protein sequence MKLKVVVHEAEEGGFWAEVPAIPGCATQGETFEELLTNLYDAIEGCLSVEVAPVNSAKGDRILEIAV, from the coding sequence ATGAAACTCAAGGTTGTCGTACACGAAGCTGAAGAAGGTGGCTTCTGGGCCGAAGTGCCTGCAATACCCGGCTGTGCAACACAGGGCGAAACCTTTGAGGAGCTTTTAACAAATCTATATGATGCCATAGAAGGTTGTTTATCCGTCGAAGTGGCACCAGTCAATTCAGCAAAAGGAGACCGCATACTCGAAATTGCCGTATGA
- a CDS encoding GxxExxY protein, translating to MELDSITAAIVDSSMQIHKELGPGLLESVYEAVLGRALERRGLQVERQKLIRFEYDGMIFDEGFRLDLLVNGMVIVELKSVENLAPVHGKQLLTYLRLMKLPVGLLINFGAATLKSGLRRVVNNLDPAASPGLRVNQGDGAG from the coding sequence ATGGAGTTGGATAGTATTACGGCGGCTATTGTGGATTCGAGCATGCAAATCCATAAAGAGCTTGGGCCCGGGCTTTTGGAATCTGTTTACGAAGCAGTCTTGGGCCGAGCATTGGAAAGGCGTGGCTTGCAGGTCGAGCGTCAGAAACTCATTCGTTTTGAATATGACGGCATGATTTTCGACGAAGGGTTTCGTCTGGATTTACTGGTGAACGGGATGGTTATTGTCGAGCTTAAATCTGTAGAGAATCTGGCACCGGTGCATGGGAAGCAGCTGTTGACGTACTTACGACTAATGAAATTGCCTGTTGGTCTGTTGATTAACTTTGGGGCTGCCACTTTGAAGTCGGGCTTACGCCGGGTTGTCAATAATCTCGATCCCGCAGCGTCGCCCGGTTTGCGTGTAAATCAGGGAGATGGGGCAGGATGA
- a CDS encoding tetratricopeptide repeat protein gives MIDPFLFELFGLSDTNLEKLVPAVTTFYTIGQLAPKVTIRDNLLIVELADGHTASSNDEFERAIDLCNSGQFTKAKPLLTAYLKANPTHSEANRVLGQIYSDEGDQEKAQDFLIEALKWDPKNKSALVMMGNILSNYRKDIATSQKYFEQARKVSPNDHLILNNMGGNLLKLGKWQQAKDIFWDAIKLKDDYPNTHYALALIAKEESDLNSAFFSAIQAIKFSRKADPIYGQALQLAIDISRELVNNLGGGVYDSLAQQLRNEFRVKIDIVNDDSIGSPAILQLAELYNREQHVIRYKEAIPTHAHWIVHELTVLQYILQAKAEGKNLRFAVTSETQANFKNKLTSPLPEQAMQALYQGLNQQIFNTPAALFAEHDIFNEFAELRPHQFLSLLANVQEGIAASTDERILQSVPEFVLRVNRIYNILKAFQFQEFYGVDMISDFHARKDEISKAYDMFREFTEYRDEKNAGDEYKLLEGWASQLQINDLFILIAESESREGRRESGHQAAQMAQFQESAAEAGFNMAVTMYMVDALEYFSAKSHEHIKKTALEIAMLGMQGIQPDKQGYKIRAVPEKTFSGYHLLAYYYVTFALAFPGMLNQLGLPYDGEYAMALKMARK, from the coding sequence TTGATCGATCCGTTCCTTTTTGAGTTGTTTGGTCTTTCTGATACAAATCTTGAAAAACTTGTGCCAGCGGTCACAACGTTTTATACGATTGGCCAGCTGGCGCCAAAAGTGACGATTCGTGACAATCTCTTAATTGTTGAACTCGCTGATGGGCATACGGCGTCATCGAATGATGAATTCGAAAGAGCTATTGATCTCTGTAACTCAGGCCAATTCACTAAGGCCAAACCGCTATTGACAGCTTATTTGAAGGCAAATCCGACGCACTCTGAGGCGAATCGTGTTCTAGGTCAAATATACTCCGACGAAGGTGATCAAGAAAAAGCACAGGATTTTTTGATAGAAGCTCTGAAATGGGATCCGAAAAATAAATCTGCGCTCGTCATGATGGGCAATATTCTCTCAAACTACAGAAAAGACATTGCTACCTCGCAAAAGTACTTTGAGCAAGCACGCAAGGTCAGCCCGAACGATCATCTAATTCTTAATAACATGGGTGGCAACCTCCTGAAGTTGGGTAAGTGGCAACAGGCCAAAGATATATTCTGGGATGCGATCAAACTGAAAGATGACTATCCGAATACACATTACGCCCTGGCACTAATCGCGAAAGAAGAAAGCGACCTGAATTCAGCTTTTTTCAGTGCAATACAGGCGATAAAATTTTCCCGTAAAGCAGACCCTATATATGGGCAAGCTCTTCAGCTCGCAATCGACATCAGCAGAGAATTAGTCAATAATCTGGGGGGGGGGGTATACGATTCGTTAGCACAACAGCTGCGTAACGAGTTTAGGGTAAAAATTGACATAGTAAATGATGACTCTATTGGTTCGCCCGCAATTTTGCAGTTGGCAGAGCTCTATAACCGTGAACAACATGTCATCCGCTACAAAGAAGCCATACCGACGCATGCACACTGGATAGTGCATGAATTGACTGTACTGCAGTACATTCTGCAGGCAAAAGCAGAAGGAAAGAATCTTCGCTTCGCCGTAACCAGCGAGACGCAGGCTAACTTCAAAAATAAACTAACATCACCCCTGCCCGAACAGGCAATGCAGGCGCTCTATCAGGGCTTGAACCAGCAAATTTTTAACACGCCTGCAGCCTTGTTCGCAGAACACGATATCTTCAACGAATTCGCCGAGCTACGGCCGCATCAATTCTTATCACTTCTGGCCAACGTGCAAGAAGGCATCGCTGCGAGCACAGATGAGAGGATTCTGCAGTCGGTGCCAGAATTCGTTCTCAGAGTAAACCGCATTTACAACATTCTGAAGGCATTTCAGTTCCAAGAATTCTATGGCGTCGATATGATTTCAGACTTTCATGCGCGGAAAGACGAGATTAGCAAGGCATACGACATGTTCAGAGAATTCACCGAATACCGTGACGAAAAAAATGCAGGCGATGAGTACAAGCTTCTCGAAGGCTGGGCAAGCCAACTACAGATCAATGACCTTTTCATATTGATAGCTGAATCTGAAAGCCGCGAGGGGAGACGTGAATCTGGCCATCAAGCCGCTCAAATGGCCCAGTTTCAAGAGAGCGCAGCTGAAGCCGGGTTCAACATGGCAGTCACAATGTACATGGTTGATGCTCTCGAATATTTTTCGGCTAAATCCCATGAACATATAAAAAAGACCGCACTTGAGATAGCCATGCTTGGCATGCAGGGTATTCAGCCTGATAAACAAGGGTACAAAATCAGAGCTGTGCCCGAAAAAACCTTCTCTGGCTATCATCTACTCGCCTATTACTACGTGACGTTTGCACTGGCCTTCCCGGGAATGTTGAATCAGCTTGGCTTACCTTATGACGGTGAGTATGCCATGGCATTGAAGATGGCTAGAAAATAG
- a CDS encoding nucleotide pyrophosphohydrolase — protein MADIQEIIVKLRKFRDDRDWAQFHNSKDLALALSIEAAELNELFLWKSAEEVDIEKLRSELADVFSYCLLLLDKHGLDLGEIIDAKLHLNNEKYPADQVRGSAKKYTEL, from the coding sequence ATGGCTGACATCCAAGAAATCATCGTTAAACTACGCAAATTTCGCGATGACCGCGATTGGGCTCAATTTCACAATTCAAAAGATCTCGCGTTGGCCCTTTCAATCGAAGCGGCTGAGCTGAATGAACTGTTTCTCTGGAAATCAGCCGAAGAGGTCGATATCGAAAAACTCAGATCGGAGTTGGCTGACGTTTTTTCTTATTGCCTCTTGCTTCTCGATAAGCACGGGCTTGATCTCGGCGAAATCATTGATGCGAAGCTTCATTTGAATAACGAAAAATATCCGGCAGATCAAGTTCGCGGTAGCGCGAAGAAGTATACCGAATTATGA
- a CDS encoding DNA/RNA helicase domain-containing protein — MTAAFENDSYQITKYPFDRSLVDQLSKNAWAKDMWPTVYLISNDREGEIYVGETTDAISRMNSHLSSPKRANLKDLRLITCEFFNKSATLDIESNLIKYIAADGKYRLQNGNAGLARHRYFQKPEYTRLFYQIWEGLRRENIAKQSLEKIDNSDLFKYSPYKSLNRDQLLSILEICRSLLKEKTDTILIQGGAGTGKTVLAIYFFKLMHSEIDFETLEDLTDEDAELYAALAKLKKKWPNPRMALVVPMASLRATLQRAFNNVKGLNASMVMGPMEITRAKYDIILVDEAHRLRRRKNLGAVFGAFDQANERLGLDKEAHELDWVMLQSTKRILFYDPMQSIKPTDVRREDFEKLSKKKDTLRLELKSQLRVKGGNDYTEFVSGLMSGKLTRGIKSHDILDYDFRLFTDIREFIETVRQKEKETGLSRFAAGYAWPWKSKNDKSAFDIEIDDVRMQWNGTTADWINSPTAAEEVGCIHTTQGYDLNYAGIILGPEISYDHKKGEIVIRRENYHDRNGNVGISDPLELRDYIINIYQTLLLRAIRGTYVYVCDPDLREYFKKFVPISELQSTTKSANSYGSLRLLKGGSLKPYENALPVFDIKVAAGEFSESQLAESEVWAEFEKPQKDLFICQVIGESMNKKIPNGSWCLFRLNPQGSRQGKIVLVQQRNLEDPDYGGRYTIKRYESEKAMTEDGSWTHTSILLKPESTEFGYEPIKLSPDQEGSLQVIAEFVRILC; from the coding sequence ATGACCGCTGCCTTCGAAAACGATTCTTACCAAATAACCAAGTATCCGTTCGACCGCTCTTTAGTTGATCAATTAAGCAAGAATGCCTGGGCCAAGGACATGTGGCCCACCGTATATTTGATTAGCAACGACCGCGAGGGTGAAATATATGTTGGCGAGACAACTGATGCTATTTCTCGCATGAACAGCCACTTAAGCAGTCCCAAACGGGCCAACCTCAAAGACCTTAGATTGATTACCTGCGAATTCTTTAATAAATCTGCGACGCTGGATATAGAATCGAATCTGATCAAATATATTGCGGCCGATGGTAAGTACCGTTTACAAAATGGCAATGCGGGTTTGGCCAGGCATAGGTATTTTCAGAAACCGGAATATACGCGGCTTTTTTATCAAATCTGGGAAGGGTTGCGTAGAGAAAACATAGCGAAGCAATCCCTTGAAAAAATAGACAATTCTGACCTGTTCAAGTATTCACCCTATAAATCTCTAAACCGTGACCAGCTGCTAAGCATTCTGGAAATTTGCAGGTCGCTGCTAAAAGAAAAAACAGATACGATTCTTATTCAAGGTGGTGCCGGTACCGGCAAAACCGTTCTAGCCATATACTTTTTTAAATTAATGCACAGTGAAATTGATTTTGAGACACTTGAAGATTTGACAGATGAAGATGCAGAGCTGTATGCAGCCCTGGCAAAACTTAAGAAAAAATGGCCGAATCCACGCATGGCGCTGGTCGTACCTATGGCGTCGCTGCGTGCCACTCTTCAGCGTGCTTTTAACAACGTGAAAGGCCTGAATGCCTCGATGGTAATGGGGCCAATGGAAATTACAAGAGCCAAATATGATATCATACTGGTAGATGAGGCACACCGTTTGCGTCGGCGCAAGAATCTAGGTGCCGTTTTCGGAGCATTTGATCAGGCAAATGAGCGGTTAGGCCTCGATAAAGAAGCCCATGAGCTAGATTGGGTAATGCTCCAGAGCACAAAACGGATTCTTTTTTATGATCCGATGCAAAGTATCAAGCCGACGGATGTAAGGCGCGAGGATTTTGAAAAGCTCAGTAAAAAGAAAGACACTTTAAGACTGGAACTGAAGTCGCAACTAAGAGTTAAAGGCGGCAACGATTATACAGAATTTGTCAGCGGGTTGATGTCGGGAAAGTTAACTCGAGGGATCAAGAGCCATGACATTCTGGATTACGACTTCAGGCTTTTTACCGATATTCGCGAGTTCATCGAAACAGTGCGGCAGAAAGAAAAAGAGACCGGTCTCAGTCGCTTTGCTGCCGGATATGCATGGCCGTGGAAATCGAAGAACGATAAATCCGCATTCGACATCGAAATCGACGATGTGAGAATGCAATGGAACGGGACTACCGCAGACTGGATAAATAGCCCCACTGCCGCCGAAGAAGTGGGCTGCATTCATACAACACAGGGTTATGACCTGAATTATGCGGGGATAATCTTAGGGCCTGAAATTTCATACGATCACAAAAAAGGTGAAATCGTAATAAGGCGCGAGAATTATCATGATCGAAACGGTAACGTCGGTATTTCCGATCCGCTGGAACTCAGAGACTATATCATCAACATCTACCAAACATTACTGTTGCGGGCGATTCGTGGCACCTATGTGTATGTCTGTGATCCCGATCTGCGGGAGTATTTCAAGAAGTTCGTGCCCATTAGCGAGCTGCAATCAACAACCAAGTCTGCCAATTCCTACGGCAGTCTACGGCTTCTAAAGGGCGGCTCTTTAAAACCCTACGAAAATGCGCTCCCCGTCTTCGACATCAAAGTCGCGGCCGGGGAATTTAGTGAAAGCCAACTGGCTGAATCTGAAGTTTGGGCCGAATTCGAGAAGCCACAGAAAGATCTATTCATTTGCCAAGTGATTGGCGAATCGATGAACAAAAAAATTCCAAACGGGTCGTGGTGCCTCTTCAGGTTGAATCCTCAAGGATCGCGGCAGGGTAAGATTGTCCTGGTTCAGCAACGCAACCTTGAAGATCCGGACTATGGTGGACGATACACGATTAAGAGGTATGAGAGCGAAAAGGCCATGACAGAAGATGGCTCTTGGACACACACGAGCATCTTACTTAAGCCTGAATCAACTGAATTTGGTTATGAGCCTATCAAACTATCCCCCGATCAAGAGGGTTCATTGCAGGTTATTGCTGAATTCGTCCGAATCCTCTGTTAG
- a CDS encoding SpoIIE family protein phosphatase — translation MPLLSPEFRRSPFFQLSWRLETFTSVIPIPTFVYFIMVTGAFEGEARIWAVAIAGIFAGGGTVIWGLAFRWFALKSLLGQLDALKAAASASDDEKIALRNKLLEYPYREGRVIIARWSVGVVAGALIYIGQMREVPWYALGVEVYSLLFVLPISYVMYIFMPESVLRPLLQEPVFAGLPAAGGSIRETSYFSRIMLSIAAVTITPIAIFGFILYTTVTGKNSFQHPEVHIVLLSLEALAAIVIVSYRIAKTVKLSIHDTNDVLQQLGKGDFKANSARATTDEFGRQAELIAVVARDLSKMYHEVKELNDTLEQKVITRTEELNNTLEEVRRLKLHQDGDYFLTSLLLKPLNTNYVKSDRLTVEFLQRQKKKFYFKGKPHDLGGDLCSAHTIRIRDREYTAFMNADAMGKSMQGAGGALVLGAVYYSIIERTRAVAAMQRLSPERWLKNTFLELHKVFESFDHSMLISLVLGIVDNDSGLLYYINAEHPWSILYRDGTATFIEQELYVRKLGMSAASGTIYIRIFELKPGDMLICGSDGRDDIMLPSPDGKPRMNEQEDLILETVRKADGELERIFELTQEIGEITDDFSLLKIRYYGDTMPETEKLAKRSASGRHYEAKNYAKAIAEGEAYLGNKPSDNEFMRFLSRCHRLAGNYDIAIDLCERLRLRLPQDTRNLINLAGLHLVKGDSERTRALIAEIRRLEPNAPALKKLEDAYERRLRNRAA, via the coding sequence ATGCCCTTGCTTTCGCCCGAATTCAGACGTTCGCCGTTTTTTCAGCTCAGCTGGCGCCTCGAAACATTCACGAGTGTCATACCTATTCCGACATTTGTCTATTTTATTATGGTCACTGGCGCTTTCGAAGGCGAGGCGCGCATCTGGGCGGTCGCGATCGCGGGCATTTTTGCCGGCGGCGGCACGGTAATCTGGGGGCTCGCCTTTCGCTGGTTCGCGCTGAAAAGTCTTCTCGGCCAGCTCGATGCGCTCAAGGCTGCGGCGTCGGCGAGCGACGACGAAAAAATTGCGCTGCGCAATAAACTGCTCGAATACCCTTACCGCGAGGGCCGGGTGATTATCGCACGCTGGTCGGTCGGCGTCGTCGCCGGCGCGCTCATCTATATCGGGCAAATGCGCGAAGTACCGTGGTATGCGCTTGGTGTCGAAGTGTATTCGCTTCTCTTTGTTCTGCCCATCTCGTATGTGATGTACATCTTTATGCCTGAGAGCGTACTGCGCCCGCTTTTGCAAGAGCCGGTGTTTGCCGGCTTGCCTGCCGCGGGCGGCAGCATTCGCGAAACGAGCTATTTCTCGCGCATTATGCTGAGCATCGCCGCCGTGACGATTACGCCGATCGCTATATTCGGATTTATACTTTATACGACGGTGACCGGCAAAAATTCATTTCAGCACCCAGAGGTGCACATCGTCTTGCTCTCACTCGAGGCACTCGCCGCAATCGTCATCGTTTCGTACCGCATCGCCAAGACCGTGAAGCTGAGCATTCACGACACCAACGACGTGCTGCAGCAATTAGGCAAGGGGGATTTCAAAGCCAACAGCGCGCGCGCGACGACCGATGAATTTGGCCGTCAGGCAGAACTGATCGCTGTCGTCGCGCGCGATCTCAGCAAAATGTACCATGAAGTCAAAGAACTTAATGACACGCTCGAGCAGAAAGTTATCACGCGCACTGAAGAGTTGAACAATACTCTCGAAGAGGTACGCCGGCTGAAACTACACCAAGACGGGGACTACTTTCTCACTTCACTGCTCTTAAAGCCTCTCAACACGAACTATGTCAAGAGCGACCGTTTAACCGTAGAATTTCTGCAACGGCAGAAAAAGAAGTTTTATTTTAAGGGCAAGCCGCATGACCTCGGCGGCGACCTTTGCAGCGCGCACACGATACGTATACGCGACCGCGAATACACGGCGTTTATGAACGCCGACGCCATGGGTAAGTCGATGCAGGGTGCAGGCGGCGCGCTGGTTCTGGGCGCAGTCTACTATTCGATCATTGAGCGCACGCGGGCCGTGGCTGCCATGCAGCGCCTGTCGCCCGAACGCTGGCTCAAGAATACATTTCTCGAACTGCACAAGGTGTTCGAGAGTTTTGATCATTCGATGCTGATCTCTCTCGTGCTCGGCATAGTCGATAACGACTCGGGGCTGCTCTACTACATTAACGCCGAACATCCCTGGTCGATACTTTACCGTGACGGCACGGCGACGTTTATTGAACAAGAACTCTACGTGCGCAAACTCGGCATGAGCGCCGCCAGCGGCACGATCTATATCCGCATATTTGAACTCAAACCCGGCGATATGCTCATCTGCGGTTCAGACGGTCGCGACGATATTATGCTGCCCTCACCCGATGGCAAGCCGCGCATGAACGAACAAGAAGATCTGATTCTCGAAACTGTCAGAAAGGCCGACGGCGAGCTCGAACGCATATTTGAGCTGACGCAAGAAATCGGCGAAATTACTGACGACTTCTCGCTGCTAAAAATTCGTTACTACGGCGACACGATGCCCGAAACCGAAAAACTGGCAAAACGTTCGGCTTCGGGGCGACACTACGAAGCGAAAAACTATGCTAAGGCAATCGCCGAGGGCGAAGCGTACCTCGGCAACAAACCGTCGGATAACGAATTCATGCGTTTTTTGTCGCGCTGCCACCGCCTCGCCGGCAACTACGACATCGCGATCGATCTGTGTGAAAGGCTGCGCCTGAGGTTGCCACAAGACACGCGCAATTTGATCAATCTTGCAGGGCTGCATCTTGTGAAAGGCGATAGCGAACGCACCAGGGCGCTGATTGCCGAAATTCGTCGGCTTGAACCGAACGCCCCGGCGCTGAAAAAACTAGAAGACGCGTACGAGCGCAGGTTGCGCAACCGCGCGGCGTAA